The sequence AGCTTCCCCACATTATAATCTGGCATGGTTTGATAGAGATAAGCAATGTGGCTGAAACAATTTCACCAACCCAGTTGTCTCATTCGATGAGAATTAATAGGAAGGATGCATTTTGAAAGTATTTTAAACAGAGCTGTGGTCTGTGTCTAGTTGGTGGCGTAGGGTTTGGGAAATGGATTGTGGTGAGAAACATTGTGAACTAATCACCCATTATGTTTTCTGGAACACATCAGTCAGCCACAGTATGCTTTCAGTTTGTCTTAATATTAAATGCTATGTTTCAGTTTCAGTTTTAGTATTGAATGTTACTTCACATTCTCCGACAGTACATCACAAAATGACTTGTAACATTGTGAGGCTTTTTGAAAGAGGCCTACATTCAAAATTAAACTTTAAATTGGAACATGTGTTTATTCAAACTAGGCTAAACTCTATTATTTATATGTCAACAGTGAGCACAGTGCAGTTGGACCTGTGGAGGAAGATGGATGCACCAGACAACACTGGGACAAGAACAGTGCACCTGATGTGGAAGGTAGGGAGCCTATGGAAGGAAGCTCATGTATAGCACTTTACATaatcaacattataaactgggtggttcgagccctgaatgctgatcggctgacagccgtggtatatttaagccataaggcacaagggggtgtggtatatggccaatattccacggctaagggctgttcacaGGCAAGGCGGAGTgctaggacacagcccttagccgtggtatattggtgccttattgctattataaactggttaccaatgtaattagagcagtaaaaataaatgttttgtcatacccgtggtatactgtgatataccacggctctcagccaatcagcattcagggctcgaaccacccagtttataatagattGTATACCACGGATGTTCTaatttacgttggtaaccagtttataatagcaataaggcacctcctggggtttgtggtatatggtcagtATAGCACGGTTAAGGGCTGTATACATGCACTCTGCGTTGCATTGTGCTaaagaacagtccttagccgtggtatattggtgaTATACCACagcccctctggccttattgcttaaataggcAGTGTTCTGGTTCTGTATTGGTTAGTCACTACCAAGGGTCTCCAGCTCTGGtcctgggtagctacagtgtacCCAGGCTGTTGTTCCAACCCACCACCAACACATCTGATTCTACAAATAAAAATATCCTTGAAACCTTGAAGGaggtgtgttagtggtgggcTGAAACTACAACCTCCTCACCCAGTATCTCCCCAACACCACAGTTGGAGACCCTTTGTCTAAAGCCTTTCAAAGCTGTATAACTCTACCAAAAGTTTCCTTCCTCAaaactagggttgcaaaactaCCGCTAATTTACAAAAAGTTaactatttttttgttgttgtaattttggtaattaacagataATTTATGGTAATTTATACTCTAAATTATGTATTCATCTATAGTATTAATTTGTTTATATCTTGTCCATTGCtttctagtggatagaccatatggttctagaggaaatagcctaattaatgaaaaacgCATCTAATCAACATTAGCATTATTTTCAAtgaactctgcaactcttccaactattgacttttttcaTAATTGTCGCCAGTTTGACACCAgaacatttacaacaaagacatactacttttgtattttatttatttaacctttatttaactaggtaagtttAATTAAgaatatattcttatttacaataaacaaAAGTGTGTAAATAATATAAACAAAGGATATTTCATGTTGAAACCCTCATATTTGGgatcccaagtggcgcagcggcactgcatctcagtgcaagaggcatcactatagtccctggttcgaatccaggctgaatcacatccggccgtgattgggagtccaatagggtggcgcacaattggcacaacattgtccgggtttggccggggtaggccgtcattgtaaataagaatttgttcttaactgacttgcctagttcaataaaggttaaatgtaaaataaatgtaaaaaattaaacaccaatggtattcaccaAAGTGCCAGAGGTCATTACAGACagctgtgataatctgaagtactcaTAAAGGCCACTACATGTCGTGTGATAAATTCCTTGAGAAACAGGAAAAAGATGCAGTCAAATGCAAATGTATTTTAAAGCTCAGCTTTCGGGCAACCTGATGAAGGTCGACTGACTGAAAGCTCAgctacaattaaatacatttgcatCTGACAGGAAGTGTGCAGAGGCTTTTTCCTGTTTCTCAAGTTTTGCCTCCACCACATTCACTAATCAGCTCTGGGTTTGCGGTAGATTCTGCCTATTATCTACGTGTGATAAATTCCATCAAATACTTTAACTTTACCAAAAGCCTAGTAGCTTACTGATTTAACTTCGAAAGGTACcagtaataccccccccccccctgtaacccTACTAAAAAATATGAGTAAATCTCAAACCTTACTCAAAATATTAATTTGTTCTAAATGGGGATGATTCTGACTGGGTGTGACGTATTTTCTAACTTCCACTTTTCTACTTTGTACAGAGCATCTCCCCTGCATGCAAGGCCATCGATGGATACAGGCTGACGTACATGGCTGATGAAAAGCACATACCTGACAGACATTTGGACACTGTTGTGGATAAGGCTTCTATCACTGTGGACCAGCGGCCATACAGCGTCACCCTCGCTGCCTATCGCGGTGACACCACATTTTCTGAACAGTCAATCTATGTACCGGCCGTTGGACAAAGTAAGTTGCTATATTTGACACATATTCAATATGAATTGCCAGTTATCCTATTTAGTTTCATGTGACTCATTGCAAAGCTATTAGCTAGCAGATATGAGTCATATCTATCATGATATATCTATCTAGTAGTATAAATGTATCATACTATCTCACTAGTCTTTATAATACAGACACTACTGCTACACTAAACTCAATGTTTCAACAAAAGCCTCTAACCATTTTAAGCTACTAAACTTCTTCTACTTTGATAAAAATACTTATGGACAGCTGAAGAAAGGCACAGTTTTCCTGTAGAAAAAGTACCTGTCCTCGTTTGTTATTTACAGTAAGTGTTATTTAGAAGTGGTTTTAAGCCTCTGTGTACTACAGTGTCACATTCATATGAGTTTATGTGTGTCAGGTCTCCCCCAGGTTAGGGGCGCCCAGGCCTCTGCCCATGACGGTGACATCCAGGTCAGCTGGGctgttcctcctctctaccctgtccGTGGCTACATCATAGACTGGACCACCGATGGAGATACATACACCTGGCTACAGAGCCAAGACACTCACATCACATTGACTGGTGAGCTTGGATTCTAAAGAATGGATGGACGGATGGGTAGGTTGATGGACGGGTGGGTAGGTTGATGGACGGGTGGGTAGGTTGATGGACGGGTGGGTAGGTTGATGGACGGGTGGGTAGGTTGATGGACGGGTGGGTAGGTTGATGGACGGGTGGGTAGGTTGATGGACGGATGGGTAGGTTGATGGACGGGTGGGTAGGTTGATGGGCGGGTGGGTAGGTTGATGGACGGGTGGGTAGGTTGATGGGCGGGTGGGTAGGTTGATGGGCGGGTGGGTAGGTTGATGGACGGGTGGGTAGGTTGATGGACGGGTGGGTAGGgcgatggatggatgggtgagtTAATGGGTGGATGTATAGTTGGATCCTGATTATGTTACTTTATGTAACTTTACATTGACATTGGAGTGCTTGACATGACTCGAGGTTTGAGTTTCATTTTCTACTGTGGTCATTAGgaattattttaattattttgGTGTGGTTTCTCTATGGGTTTGAATAGACTCATACAATGTGCATTAGAGGAAGATCCATTGAGCTTATCGTTGATGTGGTTAGGTGAAAGATAAGCAGAAAGCTTTTAGATGGATCAAAAATCTAGTCAATGTTTATTGGTCgagtacacagatttgcagatgttatcgcagggccagcgaaatgcttgtatttctagctatcaatatttttgtttttatatgatgagccatgactagaatacattatatacatataaagtgggtaaaacagtatgtaaacattattacatCAACTGGTAATATTGTGTGTATACATCCCAGATTAAATGAACACCACTCCTCCTGTTATCCGGGTAAACTATTGGAGGAATCTACTTTGGGAAGTTTtcattttctccctccctctcataggCCTGCAGCCTTTTAAACTCTACAACATCACAGTAACTCCACTCTACGATGACAAGacattttctccctccctctcataggCCTGCAGCCTTTTAAACTCTACAACATCACAGTAACTCCACTCTACGATGACAAGACAGGACTCGAAAAAGTCATTCAGATCTGCTCAGTACAAAGAGGTACCGTTCACATTTTCCTCTCTTTCTATTGGTCCTTTGGGGTAATGGCTATGTATCTTCATATTCTTATTTATTcaaattatttaaatgttttaattgtaTCTGTCCCAAATAAATGGATTACTAAATCATATTTTCTTGATCAACTCAGCTCCAGGGAATATCTCCTCCGTTGATGTACATGTTCAAGACAAAAGTGCTCAGGTCAACTGGACTGCTGTGCCTCAGAGCCAATGTAGCGGTGATGTCGTCAACTACTCTGTGTTCTACAAGACTGAAACACAACCAGAGCTGAGTAAGTCTCCTGAAACATTGTTTAAACTTTGTTATAACGGCACGTCAACTGTACCCAGTGTCATTTCCGGTTATTTTTCCTCCCCTCTCAGATGTGACGGTAAATAGCTGGAAACAGGGAGTGACTTTGGAGCCTCTCCAACCAGACACCAGATACAGTGTCCATGTCATGGCCAGCGCTGTTACTGGGGCAACCAATAGCAGCGTCATTCACTTCACAACGAGCAGATACAGTAAGGTCATGTCTGTAGGCTTCACCCACCATCTGATAGTAACTCATGGTAACACAGATTGACACTTTAAAAGTCTCTTTATCATGCTACATATTCATTCCATGTATCCACACAGGGTTATAGTAGCAAATGTTCTAACCATAGAATTACAGTTACTAGAACGTACATTCAAGTCGAACTTCCGTGCAGGCTGGACCTGAGGCCATCTTGCGTGCACTCGTCTGTACCAGTGGTTTTAATTCTGTGGTTCTCTGACATATTCTAACAAAGCATTTTGCCCCATGCATACACTACCGCTCAATTGTCCAAAAAcagtatttactgttttattcctTCATCATAACGTCTCTGTGTCTGTCCCATCAGGCAGGACCTTCATCATAATGTCCTGTGTCTTCGGTGGTTTCGGCGTCATCATCGTCCTAGTCACTGGACTCTTCTGTGTCATTCAGTATGTTCTGCCGTAGATCTCAGAACCTTTTTAAAGCTGCAGATGTTCTTCCCTGTATATGTCCAGATAGTAAatggttgtgttccaaatggctccctatttagtgcactgccCATCACTCACTTCAAGTCAATTATGTCAGACAAGTCAGATGATTGGATGTTCTATGTAACATTGGTTAACTGATCCCTAGGTGGAAAAGATTTAAGGAGAAGATAGTGCCCAACCCCGGTCTCAGCTCTCTGGAATTCTGGTCTTCACAGGATTGTCATAAGGTAAACATGATAATGACATGATCATCTTTTTATATtgtatcaatcaaatttatttataaagccctttttacatcagccgatgtcacaaagtgctatacagaaacacagcctaaaaccccaaacacaaAACACATTCCATTTAGCCctatcctatagtatagacaatGGATACTGTATTGAACATGTGCTTCCATTTCACTAGTTTGAAGAAAAGGGATATGATATACATTTAAATCTTTCACTTTATGACTATTACTTATGGATTAAACTGTTTGtgttccaattggctcattcaacccccttcctctctcccctgtaactagtCCCCATGTTCTCAGTCAACATACCTGGTGAAATACATAAAATGTTGGTCTTCATGTTGGCTCAATAGGCTACAGTTTCCATCGTCCCTACTGTCTTCACCATTCCTTTTTGGAAACATGTCCTTGTCACCCCACAGATCCAACCCTTTAACAACTCGTCTGAACTCGAGACCTTCTGTGAGATGATCTACCCCTGTGAGGTGAACACCATAATGGACGACATCATGGGGTCAACCTCTACAGAAGACGAGGACATACAGGACATGGGCAAAGAGACAGTCTGtgaccagacagagagatggagctcTGGCTTCGGTAGCAGGACCTTCTGTGACAGCCAACCCAGAGAGGAGAGCAGTAACCTGGGCCTGGCCCCAACCCGcctccctttactggctcaacAAGACGGAGAAATCAACCTGCTGGAGTCAACCACCTCTGAGGACTCATCATCAGAGCCATCAGACCTCCAGGCCTCCGAGAGCTGTCCCGTCAACCCCTACAGGCTGCAGACGCCAGGGGAATGCCCTGTGAAGTTGGGGCTGGGGGGAGGCGAGGCGACGTCGGGGGCCACAGAGGAGAGTAGAAGCCTGTTGGACACGCAGCAGCATAGCAGCACAGCTCCTCTCACTGCGTACGTCACTCTGGACATGTTTGAACCCAGGTTGAGGGAAAGTAAACGGACATGAACACACTCCTGAATCCAGTGGACTTCTGTCTTTCCTGTACCTTTATTCATTCAGTTTTAATGTCTCATATATGCTATTGCGTTTTTGTGTTAGTTGTACTTCGAAATATCCATTTTGTAATTATACTTTAGTGACaatttgtacagtatgtgtatttgTAGATTGTAAAGGTGGATAGATATCAGTTCTTTAAATTTGACTCATAAATATCAATCTATACTGTTGTATGTGGTAGACTATATCTCATCAAATGTTTTAGTTTCTTGTCGTTGAGAAGGACTGCTGTTGGTACAACTGAAGCGCTTCCCCTTCCCGTCCATTACCAGTACGCCGTTTGGTTTGGGGGGAGGGGTGTTGCAGCACCACTTCCTCAGAACTGAAAGCGAGTGTGCCAAGATGGAAATACTTCAGTAACAGGGTCAAAGCGAGGCAGGACATGTCTCCGAGTTACTGGCTGggtggtagcctagcggttaataagttgggcaagtaaccaaaagtttgctggttcaaatcccagagccgactaggtAAAATCTgtggatgtgcccttgagcaaggcacttaacccgaattgctcctgtaagttgttctggataagagcatctgctaaatgactcaaatgtagaaTGTAAATGTTTGCGTcctaaattacaccctattccatataaaatacattacttttgactagggctcgtaggtctctggtcagaagtagtgctctatataattatttagggtgccatttgggacacaaacagtGACTAGAGAGACATGAAGCCCATCCTTGATTTGACCCTGTACTGCTCTTTATAAAAAATATCATTCACTGAGTCATGGGAAAGAAAAAACAAAATCACTCCAAGTCTATGATCTGCCTGATGACATTTTGTTGAATCATAActtattaaaaaaaatgttagGATTGGGAGCCAAGCAAAATCACACGTTTAGTCTCTGACGGACTAATATATTCTGTTCTATTAATGTTGAATGTCTCACTGAATGTAAAGCACTCTTCACTTTGTAAAATGATGCAGACACAAGAGGGAGGcatttcatttgtttttcataACAATTTAGCAAAGTAACAAATTATACAAACTTttcagtatacactgagtgtacaaaacattaggaacacctttctaatattgagttgcacccccttttgccctcagaacagcctcagttccacagggatgctggcccatgttgactccagtgcttcccacagttgtcaagttggctggatatcctttgggtggtggaccattcttgatacacatgttgagtgtggaaaaacccagaaccgttgcagttcttgagacaaactggtgcgcctggcacctactaccataccccgttcaaaagcacttaactcttttgtcctgcccattcaccctctgaatggcacacatacacaatccatgtctcaattgtcccaaggcataaaaatccttctttaacctgtctcctccccttcatctacacagattgAAGTGGGTTTAACAGGTAAcaacaataagggatcatagctttcaccttatcagtctatgtcatggaaagagcaggtgtcctaatcttttgtccactcagtgtacatggctctagtcagaagtagtgcattatataaggATTAGGGTCCATTCTGGGTTAGGGTTACCCTACGTAGCCAGTGATTAGAGGCATGAAGCTCACCCTTGTTTTGATGCTATACTGTTCTTTACAACAAAAAAAGATAATTCACTGAGTCCTCACTCCAAGTCCATGGTCTGCCTGATGACATTTTGTTGCATAACAAAATTAGAATTTCTGACTTAATAATATATTCGGTTCTATTCTATTAGTGTTCTCgttgaaaaaaaaataactctAAAGatgcaggtaactgccaaaatgaaggaaacatttgagtaaatgagggacacAAAGCAGGTGCGGTTCCtgaattaagcaattaacatcccatcacacttagggtcatgtataaaaactctgtttcccattattttggctaccatggctagaagagatctaagagactttgaaagaggggtctcacaGGACAATATGGgattaaagggtgtgtgtgtctcagtcaccacatttcaacccaattgaacacttatgagagATTCTGGAGTTCCGCCTGAGAGCGTTTTCCATCACCAACAAAACACTAAATTACGGAATTTCTCACGTAacaatggtgtcgcatccctccaatagagttccagacacttgtagaatctatgccaagacgCATTGAATcagttctggctcgtggtggcccaacaccctattaagacactatgttggggtttcctttattttggcagttacctgtatgctgCTTTACAAGAAGCGTAATAAATCATTCCTTCACATGGATAACACACAACACTGTGGATTCCTTCATATGGATAACACACAACACTGTGGATTCCTTCACATGGATAACACACAACACTGTGGATTCCTTCATATGGATAACACACAACACTGTGGATTCCTTCACATGGATAACACACAACACTGTGGATTCCTTCACATGGATAACACACAACACTGTGGATTCCTTCACATGGATAACACACAACACTGTGGATTCCTTCATATGGATAACACACAACACTGTGGATTCCTTCATATGGATAACACACAACACTGTGGATTCCTTCACATGGATAACACACAACACTGTGGATTCCTTCATATGGATAACACACAACACTGTGGATTCCTTCATATGGAtaacacacacaacactgtgGATTCCTTCACATGGATAACACACAACACTGTGGATTCCTTCACATGGATAACACACAACACTGTGGATTCCTTCACATGGATAACACACAACACTGTGGATTCCTTCACATGGATAACACACAACACTGTGGATTCCTTCATATGGATAACACACAACACTGTGGATTCCTTCACATGGATAACACACAACACTGTGGATTCCTTCACATGGATAACACACAACACTGTGGATTCCTTCATATGGATAACACACAACACTGTGGATTCCTTCACATGGATAACAATGTTGACTTTGTGAAATAatgaagacaaaaaaaaaaatctggcaTTTAAACTAGTTTATTTCATACTTAAAACTGCTCCGAAAAGGGTGCATGTTATGGTGGCATGCAGTGAAACACGAGGCTGTTTTCTGTATACATGGAAACCGTAGTGTTAACTGAGGGATGTCAGAATAGTTGTTTTCATAAGTAACAACATTCAAATGTCAGTAAATGTACATTAATTTCTCTGAGCAAACTCCTGGATGTAGAAACTAATTTGGAGGTCCAGTTGAGATCTGTACATTCCAAACAAACACATCTTAAAACTcatgacaacacaaaaattcATATAGAAAAAACATATATctgtaagaaataatacacaaATCTTCCTTTTCAGTACATATAATACTGTCCCAGTAATCTCTATAAATCTGACCTGGAACCAGGTGGGCAGGGAACTTGCATAGCACTGCTTTACTTATAGTTAAATTTAACCACAAGTCACAATGTCCTTATTAACGGATCAatataaaatacaatatatatttttttaaatgtagtaaTTCATAGAATTTTGAAATTAACATGAAACATTGTGTAATTCCCAGGGTATTAAGGTCTTTGGCAACAGATCAAGTCTAAAGATGACTTGGAGCAGAATTCATAACGGCATGTCAAGCAGACTTTGAATAAAAATTCATAAGGCATTGTAAAAAGGCAAATATACATTTGTCAAACAGTTTTTCTACCGATTCCCTACCTGAAATGACACCATGTCACCAGTCATATACTGActagtgtagcatatttcaaggGGTCCTGTTGTATTGGTTAGTGTCACATGTTGGCTTCCTTTAAGTCCTCTTTCTATTCTACACTGCATTCgggaagaattcagacccctggacttttcccacgcctttccaaatgatgtccaatcaattgaatttaccacaggtggactccaatcaagttgtagaaacatctcaaggatgatcaatggaaacaggatgcacctgagctcaatttgagtctcatagcaaaatgttgaaaaagtaaaAGGGGTCCgagtactttccaaatgcactataaATTCAACTTGGCCAGTTTGTAGAGATTAGCACCCACTTCTAGACTATGCTCTTCAGACGACAGGTGAGGCTAACACAACGAATGATAAACAGTACAAAGCTCACTAGCTACTGAAGAGGCTTTTAAATTGAGTTAACTTTTCATTGTGAGGCATTACTTCAGTCCATAGACATCGTCCTAGTTAGTATGAAGAAAAAAATGCCAGACGGGAACACAGTCATTAGGGCCGACTAGCGAAaatgagcatttcttattggacaggtTGATGTAGCTCCTCCCTGTTTTCTATGGTTTGGTCCCTAGCGCCTCTGGGACATTGCTGTTTGAGACCGACAAGATCTGTTGATTACATTCATGTAAAGCATATGTGTTGTAATGATGACAATCAGATGTTCATCATTGATTAGTAATGCCTGACCTGTGTCTATAAACTCCTGTCTGTCATGTGAACTGATTGAGATGGTGGTTGCTAAGAGAAAAGACGTTATACACTGCCCGTCTAGTCTTAACTATAGGATATAACGTCTCAATCAGAATCACATGAATTACACTATGATGATAACATGAAAAAGTGGTCTATTTGCTTCTTAGAATGTTAAAACAAAAACTCCACATACAAGCTGAAGGCTTGGAGCCAAACTGTCATCCACTTAAAAAGAGATTTAATGAGGCAAGTTAGGATGTTTGTAGGAAGTTCATGATGGGTGCAAAAATAATATGCCGACGTAATCCATCATTTGAAAGCTTGAAATGAATGTCTGAAATGAACCAAGGCACAAAGGCGGGATAAATGAATGTCTGAAATGAACCAAGGCACAAAGGCGGGATAAATGAATGTCTGAAATGAACCAAGGCACAAAGGCGGGATAAATGAATGTCTGAAATGAACCAAGGCACAAAGGAGGGATAAATGAATAAAGTGAGATGACTTCGAACTAAAGTCACCATTTGTT is a genomic window of Salvelinus alpinus chromosome 18, SLU_Salpinus.1, whole genome shotgun sequence containing:
- the LOC139544348 gene encoding interleukin-31 receptor subunit alpha-like isoform X2 codes for the protein MKGLRRMATPLVLSIFLLLPAISEGQYGQRCEVIPKDPYIEFGSNIKIKFKKTCNKTISDSHGKIYWTINNKSIDESCYETNTSFAAVTIYNLSLPKAIVQCHSHLTQQVLGGTIIQTYWKPRNISCVTYISQQDFTCHWEHKIKPTSKITYTVYRKWESTQDAWESDHCSSGSMSCTFNKSLPMLSKLNYITVRAESTVWETISDTLELDPWDTVKIDPPKNVRVVPLPAHLRVEWERPGGTDFPDQVIHCQVKYAKHVMDTSMNTTAKTASVTSVEVEPCTNHTVSVRCALDKAPWSEWSRQVTVLSSLNVSTVQLDLWRKMDAPDNTGTRTVHLMWKSISPACKAIDGYRLTYMADEKHIPDRHLDTVVDKASITVDQRPYSVTLAAYRGDTTFSEQSIYVPAVGQSLPQVRGAQASAHDGDIQVSWAVPPLYPVRGYIIDWTTDGDTYTWLQSQDTHITLTGLQPFKLYNITVTPLYDDKTGLEKVIQICSVQRAPGNISSVDVHVQDKSAQVNWTAVPQSQCSGDVVNYSVFYKTETQPELNVTVNSWKQGVTLEPLQPDTRYSVHVMASAVTGATNSSVIHFTTSRYSRTFIIMSCVFGGFGVIIVLVTGLFCVIQWKRFKEKIVPNPGLSSLEFWSSQDCHKIQPFNNSSELETFCEMIYPCEVNTIMDDIMGSTSTEDEDIQDMGKETVCDQTERWSSGFGSRTFCDSQPREESSNLGLAPTRLPLLAQQDGEINLLESTTSEDSSSEPSDLQASESCPVNPYRLQTPGECPVKLGLGGGEATSGATEESRSLLDTQQHSSTAPLTAYVTLDMFEPRLRESKRT
- the LOC139544348 gene encoding interleukin-31 receptor subunit alpha-like isoform X1, with translation MRFRCSEIVSPLAGEGIVLLERHDMPFLSAKGLRRMATPLVLSIFLLLPAISEGQYGQRCEVIPKDPYIEFGSNIKIKFKKTCNKTISDSHGKIYWTINNKSIDESCYETNTSFAAVTIYNLSLPKAIVQCHSHLTQQVLGGTIIQTYWKPRNISCVTYISQQDFTCHWEHKIKPTSKITYTVYRKWESTQDAWESDHCSSGSMSCTFNKSLPMLSKLNYITVRAESTVWETISDTLELDPWDTVKIDPPKNVRVVPLPAHLRVEWERPGGTDFPDQVIHCQVKYAKHVMDTSMNTTAKTASVTSVEVEPCTNHTVSVRCALDKAPWSEWSRQVTVLSSLNVSTVQLDLWRKMDAPDNTGTRTVHLMWKSISPACKAIDGYRLTYMADEKHIPDRHLDTVVDKASITVDQRPYSVTLAAYRGDTTFSEQSIYVPAVGQSLPQVRGAQASAHDGDIQVSWAVPPLYPVRGYIIDWTTDGDTYTWLQSQDTHITLTGLQPFKLYNITVTPLYDDKTGLEKVIQICSVQRAPGNISSVDVHVQDKSAQVNWTAVPQSQCSGDVVNYSVFYKTETQPELNVTVNSWKQGVTLEPLQPDTRYSVHVMASAVTGATNSSVIHFTTSRYSRTFIIMSCVFGGFGVIIVLVTGLFCVIQWKRFKEKIVPNPGLSSLEFWSSQDCHKIQPFNNSSELETFCEMIYPCEVNTIMDDIMGSTSTEDEDIQDMGKETVCDQTERWSSGFGSRTFCDSQPREESSNLGLAPTRLPLLAQQDGEINLLESTTSEDSSSEPSDLQASESCPVNPYRLQTPGECPVKLGLGGGEATSGATEESRSLLDTQQHSSTAPLTAYVTLDMFEPRLRESKRT